TGGTGGCGACCTCGGCGGATCCGCAAACGGTGGACCCCGGCTGGGAGATGGACAACCACGCCTGGATGGTATTCTACTACGCCTACGACCGGCTGATGGCCTACAAAGGCGGTACCACCGGGGTAGAGCCCCAACTGGCCGAGTCCTACTCCGTTTCGCCGGATGGAACGGTGTGGACGTTCAAGCTGCGGCCGGGCGTTAAGTTTGCCGACGGCACGCCGCTGGACGCGGAGGCGGTGCGGTTTACCTTTGAACGCCTCAAGGCCATCGGCGCCGGCCCCAGCGAGGTCTTCCCAACCCTCGACCGGGTCGAGGCGGTGGACCCGCTCACCGTGCGCTTCATCCTGACCAGGCCCTTCGGCCCCTTCCTGAGCACGCTTGCTCATCCCGGCGCCAGCATTGTCAACCCCAGGGCGGTGCAGGCGCGTGCCACGCAGGAGGATCCCTGGGCGAAGCGGTATCTTGCCGAGAATACAGCGGGCTCCGGCCCGTTCGTGCTGCGAGAGTGGCGCAAGGGCGAACGCCTGGTGCTGGAGGCCAACCCGGCGTACTGGGGCCCGAAGCCGGCCCTATCCCGGGTGCTCATCCGCATCGTCCCCGAGTCCAACACCCAGCGCCTGCTGCTCGAGCGCGGCGAGGTGGACATTGCCGAAAGTCTCACGCCCGACCAGATCGCGCAGATTGAAAGCCAGCCGGGCGTCCGCATCGAGCGACACCCCTCGTTCTTCGTGCAATACGTCTACATCAACAACCGCAAGATCGCCGACCCCAGGATGCGGCAGGCCCTGGCCTACGCGGTGGACTACGCCGGGATCATCGCCACCGTCGAGCGCGGATTGGCTGTCCAGATGCGGGGCCCGATCCCGAAGGGCATGACGGGGCACGACCCCGCGGCATTCCAGTACACCCATGACCCTCAGCGCGCCCGTACGCTTCTCCAGCAGGCGGGCTACGACGGGCGGGAACTACGCCTGCTCTTCGCCGACCGCTTTCCGTGGTGGCCAGCCCTGGCCCAGTACCTGCAGGCCAATTTCTCCGCCGCCGGCGTTCGGGTGAAGCTCGAGCAGTACGCGTGGGCAACGCTGCGGCAGAAGTACCAGGAAGGCGACTTTGACCTGGCCCTCGGCATCTGGACGCCGGACTTCGCTGACCCGTACATGTTCATGAACTTCTGGTTTGACTCGTCGAACTGGGGGCTTGCGGGCAACCGCGCCTTCTACTCGAACCCGAAGGTGGATGAGCTGGTGCGGCACGCCGCCGCCAGCACGGACCAGGCCGAACGCCTGAGACTCTATGCCGAGGCCCAGCGCACCGTCATCGAGGAGTCGCCTTACCTCTACCTGTACCAGAAGACGCTGCAGATCCCGATGAGGGCGCGGGTCAAGGGGTACGTCTTCAACCCGATGCTCGTCGACATGTACAACTTCCCGGGCATCTCGAAGGACTAGACCCGGCGCAACATGTGGGCTTACGCGCTCCGGCGGCTCCTGGCCGTGGTGCCGACCCTGTTCGGCGTGACGCTCGTCACCTTCTTCATCAGCGCCTCTATCCCAGGGGATCCGGCCGTCCTCGTCGTAGGGCAGCGGGCCAGCCCGGAGACGCTGGAGCGCGTCCGTCACGAAATGGGGCTCGACCGGCCGCTTCCGGTCCGCTACCTGGGCTACCTACGAGGTCTCGCCAGGGGTGAACTGGGCAGGAGCCTGCGAACCCAGCGGCCGGTGGCGGGGGACTTACGGGAGCGGTTCCCCGCCACCCTGGAGCTCACCGCGGCGGCCATGGCGTTTGCCGCCGTCGCCGGCACCCTTCTGGGCACGATCGCAGCCGTCCGCGGCCGCCTCTGGGACACCCTGACCCGGATGGTGGCCGTAGCCGGCATCTCAACCCCGGTCTTCTGGTGGGGGCTGCTCCTGGTGCTGCTCTTCTACCGCCAGTTGGGGTGGTTGCCGGCTCAGGGCCGGTTCGACCCCTTCCTCGACCCCCCGCCGGCTTACACCGGGCTTCACCTGATCGACGCCCTC
The DNA window shown above is from Bacillota bacterium and carries:
- a CDS encoding ABC transporter substrate-binding protein yields the protein MKLCRAVVVWICLLAAVLFGGTAAAVAQQPPRDVLVVATSADPQTVDPGWEMDNHAWMVFYYAYDRLMAYKGGTTGVEPQLAESYSVSPDGTVWTFKLRPGVKFADGTPLDAEAVRFTFERLKAIGAGPSEVFPTLDRVEAVDPLTVRFILTRPFGPFLSTLAHPGASIVNPRAVQARATQEDPWAKRYLAENTAGSGPFVLREWRKGERLVLEANPAYWGPKPALSRVLIRIVPESNTQRLLLERGEVDIAESLTPDQIAQIESQPGVRIERHPSFFVQYVYINNRKIADPRMRQALAYAVDYAGIIATVERGLAVQMRGPIPKGMTGHDPAAFQYTHDPQRARTLLQQAGYDGRELRLLFADRFPWWPALAQYLQANFSAAGVRVKLEQYAWATLRQKYQEGDFDLALGIWTPDFADPYMFMNFWFDSSNWGLAGNRAFYSNPKVDELVRHAAASTDQAERLRLYAEAQRTVIEESPYLYLYQKTLQIPMRARVKGYVFNPMLVDMYNFPGISKD
- a CDS encoding ABC transporter permease — protein: MWAYALRRLLAVVPTLFGVTLVTFFISASIPGDPAVLVVGQRASPETLERVRHEMGLDRPLPVRYLGYLRGLARGELGRSLRTQRPVAGDLRERFPATLELTAAAMAFAAVAGTLLGTIAAVRGRLWDTLTRMVAVAGISTPVFWWGLLLVLLFYRQLGWLPAQGRFDPFLDPPPAYTGLHLIDALLSRDWQALVIASRYLVLPAFTLGSVQLALVARMIRTGMLEVLREEFVRTARAKGLTERVVVFRHALRNATIPALTAVGLAFGELLGGAVLTETIFGWPGMGKYAVDSIGSLDYPAILGFTLVVGAGFALINLAVDLLYAVVDPRIRYG